A region from the Leptolyngbya iicbica LK genome encodes:
- a CDS encoding tRNA (guanine-N1)-methyltransferase has protein sequence MTPSQSHPIITEGKAQFQVGSAFYRAQSRLGRDLAILAAAVDRQTRGTLRVLDAMSGSGVRSLRYALEAAADFVWANEGNPELSDLLHHNLAKGLPGDRFQITHRDANEVFFDCYQQRDFYDLVDIDSFGGGAPYLSTGLWATKIGGLLYITSADTRTTGGHNPDRSVQLYGAYARPHPASHEQGTRLLIGSAMQQAAARNLAVRPLFAYYNGHVHRVMLRLMTAVPWPAQQYGFIGYCHQCGHYQTLSWRQLGRAVCDHGAIAPDISPQPLTISGPMWLGDLHDGASLTGMIALANAWHWSEAATVLEIMRSEATLPPYYFTLPEIGRRGCMDIPKRDELMAELRDRGFQVSRTHFDAQAIKTDAAISDCIDAARACQATRIHHRQHNG, from the coding sequence ATGACGCCATCTCAGTCTCACCCCATCATCACCGAAGGTAAAGCCCAGTTTCAGGTCGGTTCGGCGTTTTATCGTGCCCAAAGTCGCCTCGGTCGTGATTTAGCCATTTTGGCAGCGGCGGTTGATCGGCAAACTCGAGGCACATTGCGAGTTCTGGATGCGATGTCGGGCAGTGGCGTGCGATCGCTGCGCTATGCCCTCGAAGCAGCGGCAGACTTTGTCTGGGCAAATGAAGGCAATCCTGAGTTAAGCGACCTGCTGCACCACAACTTGGCAAAAGGTCTGCCTGGCGATCGCTTTCAGATTACTCACCGGGATGCCAACGAAGTGTTTTTTGACTGCTACCAGCAGCGCGACTTTTATGACTTAGTAGATATTGATAGCTTTGGCGGGGGGGCTCCGTATCTCTCGACTGGGCTTTGGGCCACTAAAATCGGTGGTTTGCTTTACATCACCAGTGCAGATACCCGCACAACCGGGGGCCATAACCCCGACCGCAGCGTCCAACTTTATGGAGCCTACGCCCGACCGCATCCTGCCAGCCATGAGCAAGGAACCCGCTTGCTGATTGGTAGTGCGATGCAACAAGCGGCAGCTCGGAACTTGGCTGTTCGTCCCCTCTTTGCCTATTACAACGGCCACGTGCATCGGGTGATGTTGCGCCTGATGACCGCTGTACCTTGGCCTGCCCAGCAGTATGGCTTTATCGGTTACTGCCACCAGTGTGGGCATTATCAAACCTTGTCTTGGCGACAATTGGGACGCGCTGTTTGTGACCATGGGGCGATCGCACCAGATATCTCGCCTCAACCCTTGACGATTAGCGGACCAATGTGGCTCGGTGACTTACACGATGGCGCTTCCTTAACCGGCATGATCGCTTTGGCAAATGCTTGGCACTGGTCAGAGGCAGCGACTGTTTTAGAGATTATGCGAAGTGAGGCTACCCTGCCGCCGTACTACTTCACCTTGCCGGAAATTGGGCGACGGGGATGCATGGATATTCCCAAGCGGGACGAACTCATGGCGGAGTTGCGCGATCGCGGTTTCCAGGTGAGTCGCACCCACTTCGACGCCCAAGCTATCAAAACAGATGCGGCGATCTCAGACTGTATTGATGCCGCACGAGCCTGTCAGGCCACCCGCATCCACCATCGTCAGCATAATGGGTAA
- a CDS encoding DUF2103 domain-containing protein, with translation MPKPTPGRLVWNHSTHVPGLIPVLEKLLELADEIQTITPGRLSTVRSNAPKLRLKISVPVRGGYKLIARKGKSAQEVFIITDLTQASLNEAIAQAIAARS, from the coding sequence GTGCCCAAGCCAACGCCAGGACGACTTGTCTGGAATCACTCGACTCATGTACCAGGCTTGATTCCGGTGTTGGAAAAGCTTTTGGAGTTGGCCGATGAGATTCAGACCATCACGCCGGGTCGGCTATCGACTGTGCGGAGCAATGCGCCAAAGCTCCGGCTCAAGATTTCGGTGCCTGTCCGCGGTGGCTACAAGTTAATTGCCCGTAAGGGCAAGTCGGCGCAGGAAGTTTTCATTATTACTGACCTGACACAAGCATCGCTGAATGAGGCGATCGCTCAGGCCATTGCCGCCCGCTCATGA
- the clpS gene encoding ATP-dependent Clp protease adapter ClpS yields MTVSTSVIIGAASSPTVAPEKTRQVVRQPYPNYKIIVLNDDFNTFQHVVECLTKYIPGMNSDQAWDLANKIHNEGQAVVWVGPLEQAELYHSQLSRAGLTMAPLEKA; encoded by the coding sequence ATGACAGTCTCTACTTCAGTGATCATCGGCGCGGCTTCGTCTCCGACTGTAGCTCCAGAAAAGACTCGTCAGGTCGTCCGTCAGCCGTATCCCAACTACAAAATTATTGTGCTGAATGATGACTTCAACACCTTTCAGCATGTTGTTGAGTGCCTGACCAAATATATTCCCGGCATGAATAGCGATCAGGCTTGGGATTTGGCGAACAAAATTCACAATGAAGGTCAGGCTGTTGTTTGGGTCGGTCCCTTAGAGCAAGCGGAGCTCTACCATAGTCAGCTCAGCCGGGCAGGACTCACAATGGCACCTTTGGAGAAAGCTTAG
- a CDS encoding ATP-dependent Clp protease proteolytic subunit has protein sequence MPIGVPSVAYRMPGSPYEQWINIYERLFRERIIFLSEEVNDNIANAIVAYLLYLDSDDNSKPIYLYINSPGGSVTAGMAIYDTMQHIKSEVITICVGLAASMGAFLLAAGAPGKRMALPHARIMIHQPLGGARGQATDIEIEAKEVVRIKHTLNEMLAKHTGKTLEEIERDTDRDYFMSAQEAMEYGLIDRVIEERTQEAIAAATV, from the coding sequence ATGCCTATTGGTGTCCCCAGCGTGGCTTACCGTATGCCCGGAAGTCCCTATGAACAGTGGATCAATATTTATGAGCGACTGTTTCGGGAGCGGATTATTTTCTTGTCGGAGGAAGTGAATGACAATATCGCGAATGCGATCGTGGCTTATTTGCTTTATCTCGACTCGGATGACAACAGCAAGCCAATTTACCTTTACATCAACTCACCCGGTGGCTCGGTGACGGCGGGCATGGCAATCTATGACACCATGCAGCACATCAAGTCAGAGGTGATCACGATTTGCGTGGGCCTCGCGGCTTCGATGGGGGCTTTCCTGCTCGCGGCGGGGGCTCCCGGTAAGCGAATGGCTTTGCCCCATGCTCGGATTATGATTCACCAGCCATTGGGCGGCGCGCGGGGTCAGGCCACCGACATTGAAATCGAAGCGAAAGAAGTGGTGCGGATTAAGCACACGCTGAATGAAATGCTGGCTAAGCATACTGGCAAGACCCTGGAAGAGATCGAGCGGGATACTGACCGTGATTACTTTATGTCAGCACAGGAAGCCATGGAATATGGCCTGATTGACCGGGTGATTGAAGAACGGACTCAGGAAGCGATCGCCGCGGCGACTGTTTAA
- a CDS encoding ATP-dependent Clp protease proteolytic subunit: MSVDGILRVPYQVPGSQNWQWINIYTRLSQERIIFLNQPISMGLANSVISALLYLDSEDQSKPINLYINSMGDPVTAGMADAFSGMAGVTATLAILDTMQHIKSEITTICMGQCFGVATVLLSAGTPGKRVSLPHAMITLAQPKVATQGQATDIQVNASEVIAKRQLLMEILSRNTGQTLEKLNKDMDRTFYLTPQAAKDYGIIDRVLGDA, encoded by the coding sequence ATGTCTGTCGATGGAATTTTGCGCGTTCCTTATCAGGTGCCGGGAAGCCAAAACTGGCAATGGATTAATATCTATACCCGTCTGAGTCAGGAGCGCATTATCTTTCTCAATCAGCCGATCTCTATGGGGCTGGCGAATTCAGTGATTTCGGCGCTGCTATACCTCGACTCTGAGGATCAAAGTAAGCCGATTAATCTGTACATCAATTCTATGGGTGACCCGGTCACGGCTGGCATGGCCGATGCGTTTTCTGGCATGGCTGGGGTGACGGCGACGCTCGCTATTCTCGACACCATGCAGCATATCAAGTCGGAAATTACGACGATTTGCATGGGGCAATGTTTTGGGGTGGCGACCGTGTTGCTATCCGCCGGGACACCGGGCAAGCGGGTCAGTTTGCCTCACGCGATGATCACATTGGCCCAACCCAAGGTGGCGACTCAAGGGCAAGCAACCGATATTCAGGTTAATGCCAGTGAGGTGATTGCTAAGCGCCAGTTATTGATGGAAATTTTGTCACGCAATACTGGGCAAACCCTTGAAAAACTGAATAAAGATATGGACCGTACGTTTTATCTCACGCCTCAAGCGGCGAAGGACTACGGCATTATCGATCGCGTTCTCGGGGATGCTTGA
- a CDS encoding ATP-dependent Clp protease proteolytic subunit, which produces MSSTIRAVQAPYGGGGGAYYRTPPPDLPSLLLKERIIYLGLPLVSADEYKRQLGVDVTKLIIAQLLFLQFDDPDKPIYFYINSTGTSWYTGDAIGQDTEAFAICDTIGYVKPPVHTICIGQAMGTAAMILSAGTKGYRASLPHATIVLNQPRIGMGRGQATDIQIRAKEVLDNKAAMLDILARNTGQSAEKIAHDTDRTFYLTPEQAKEYGLIDRVLESTKDLPKQMPAMA; this is translated from the coding sequence ATGAGCTCAACAATTCGTGCTGTACAAGCCCCCTATGGCGGCGGCGGTGGTGCCTACTATCGAACCCCGCCACCAGATTTACCCTCTTTGCTACTCAAAGAGCGCATCATTTACTTGGGGCTGCCCTTGGTTTCTGCGGATGAGTATAAGCGGCAACTGGGCGTTGACGTCACCAAGTTGATCATTGCGCAGCTATTGTTTTTGCAATTTGACGACCCTGACAAGCCGATTTACTTCTACATCAATTCCACGGGTACGTCTTGGTATACCGGTGATGCGATCGGACAAGATACGGAAGCTTTCGCGATTTGCGACACGATTGGCTACGTCAAGCCGCCTGTGCATACGATTTGTATCGGTCAGGCGATGGGCACTGCAGCCATGATTCTCTCGGCTGGCACCAAAGGCTATCGGGCCAGTCTGCCCCACGCCACCATTGTGCTGAACCAGCCGCGCATTGGGATGGGGCGAGGACAAGCAACCGACATCCAGATTCGTGCCAAAGAAGTGCTGGACAACAAAGCTGCCATGCTCGATATTCTCGCTCGCAATACCGGGCAATCAGCTGAGAAGATTGCCCATGACACTGATCGCACCTTTTATCTCACCCCTGAGCAAGCCAAAGAGTACGGTTTGATTGACCGGGTACTTGAAAGTACCAAAGACTTGCCCAAACAGATGCCTGCAATGGCTTAG
- a CDS encoding vWA domain-containing protein, whose translation MSVALHCALSDPFLDSQQTASQRQLAISVQVAEGAGAGHAPLNLGLVLDHSGSMNGPPLTTVKEAAGRLVDQLSEQDSLSIVVFDHRAKVLLPLQSVSDRDAIKRKINALKPSGGTAIDEGMKLGIEEAAPGREGKVSQMLLLTDGENEHGSNERCLKLAQVAADYTLTMNALGFGDHWNQDVLEQIADAGGGTLSYIEAPDKAVDEFSRLLTRAQSVFFTNAFLHLELLPGVRLAELKPIAQVAPETVELPFELSGNEVVMRLGDLLSETPRVVLTNLYIGAQGEGACPIAKAYLRYDAPAANQTGLQSDTMTVSATVQAAYQAAPDPQVQRHVLTLAKYRQTQIAEQKLAQGDRQGAATLLQSAAKTALQMGDQGAATVLQANATQLQAGKDLSERDRKRTRIVSKTRLQ comes from the coding sequence ATGAGTGTCGCTCTGCACTGTGCCTTGAGTGATCCGTTTCTCGATAGTCAACAAACGGCGAGCCAGCGTCAGCTAGCGATTTCAGTACAGGTTGCTGAAGGAGCGGGAGCAGGTCATGCCCCGTTGAACTTAGGGCTGGTGCTGGACCATAGTGGCTCGATGAATGGCCCGCCATTGACGACAGTCAAAGAAGCCGCAGGCCGCTTGGTAGATCAGCTCTCGGAGCAAGACTCTCTCTCGATTGTGGTGTTTGATCACCGGGCCAAGGTCTTGCTGCCGCTGCAATCGGTGAGCGATCGCGACGCCATCAAGCGCAAAATCAATGCCCTGAAACCAAGCGGGGGAACGGCGATCGATGAAGGCATGAAGCTCGGCATTGAAGAAGCGGCTCCCGGCAGAGAGGGTAAAGTTTCGCAGATGTTGCTGCTGACGGATGGCGAAAATGAACACGGCTCAAACGAGCGCTGTCTCAAACTGGCCCAAGTCGCGGCTGACTATACGCTGACCATGAACGCGCTTGGGTTTGGCGACCACTGGAATCAGGATGTGCTGGAGCAGATTGCGGATGCTGGCGGTGGCACCCTGTCTTACATCGAAGCGCCAGATAAGGCGGTGGATGAATTCAGTCGGCTGCTGACCCGGGCGCAATCGGTATTTTTCACCAATGCTTTTCTACATTTAGAATTGCTGCCTGGAGTGCGCTTAGCCGAACTGAAACCGATCGCACAAGTGGCCCCCGAAACGGTGGAACTGCCGTTTGAGCTGTCCGGCAATGAAGTGGTGATGCGGCTGGGCGACTTGCTATCTGAAACGCCCCGAGTCGTGTTAACGAATCTCTACATCGGCGCACAGGGCGAAGGCGCTTGCCCGATCGCCAAAGCTTATCTCCGCTATGATGCCCCAGCGGCCAACCAAACGGGCTTGCAGTCGGACACCATGACTGTCAGTGCCACGGTACAGGCGGCGTATCAAGCGGCTCCCGATCCTCAAGTCCAAAGGCATGTGCTGACCTTGGCAAAGTACCGCCAAACCCAAATCGCAGAGCAAAAGTTGGCTCAGGGCGATCGCCAGGGCGCGGCCACCCTCTTGCAGTCAGCAGCTAAAACCGCGTTACAAATGGGCGATCAAGGGGCCGCTACCGTGCTGCAAGCAAATGCCACCCAGTTGCAAGCGGGCAAAGATCTGTCAGAGCGCGATCGCAAACGTACCCGCATTGTGTCCAAAACTCGCTTACAGTAG
- a CDS encoding dipeptide epimerase — protein sequence MQISITPFTVHKRVALTISRGTAAESTNLWVRVQAEGIEGWGEATAFSLGTYQQTTEQLTAELTAIAAEVTDFHPLERQRLEPLLAKLSSAARAAIDMALHDWVGQYAQLPLWQLWGLDRGAIGPTAVTVGINTPEKAVHRLQLWQTQIPDLRSVKIKLGSPDGMQADQAMMTALLADIPAGTKVSIDANGGWDLETAIVMADWLAERGITYLEQPLPVTLDGQLAELSERSPLPIFVDESCFNAQDVARLAGQVHGINIKLMKAGGLSEALRMIHTARACGLEVMFGCYSDSAIANTALAHLAPLADHLDLDSHLNLTDDPFQGATMQAGCLLPNDSPGLGLTRHELPDR from the coding sequence ATGCAGATTTCGATCACGCCGTTTACCGTGCACAAACGAGTCGCCCTCACCATCAGTCGGGGCACTGCTGCTGAGTCAACCAATTTATGGGTGCGGGTACAGGCAGAAGGCATTGAAGGCTGGGGTGAAGCCACCGCATTCTCCCTTGGCACGTACCAGCAAACCACCGAGCAGTTAACCGCAGAGCTCACGGCGATTGCGGCAGAAGTTACCGACTTTCATCCTTTAGAGCGGCAACGCCTAGAGCCACTTTTGGCAAAACTCAGTTCAGCAGCACGGGCGGCCATCGATATGGCGCTGCATGACTGGGTCGGGCAATACGCCCAGCTCCCTCTCTGGCAACTCTGGGGCTTAGACCGGGGTGCCATTGGCCCGACTGCTGTTACGGTCGGCATTAATACGCCCGAAAAAGCGGTTCACCGCCTACAGCTATGGCAAACTCAAATCCCAGATTTACGATCCGTCAAAATTAAACTGGGCAGTCCTGACGGGATGCAGGCCGACCAAGCCATGATGACGGCCTTGTTAGCAGACATCCCAGCTGGGACAAAAGTCAGTATTGATGCCAATGGCGGTTGGGACTTAGAAACCGCGATCGTGATGGCCGATTGGCTGGCTGAACGGGGCATCACCTATCTAGAACAGCCCCTCCCCGTGACGCTGGATGGTCAGTTGGCAGAATTGTCGGAGCGATCGCCCCTGCCCATTTTTGTCGATGAAAGCTGTTTTAATGCCCAAGATGTGGCGCGTTTGGCGGGCCAAGTTCATGGCATCAACATCAAGCTGATGAAAGCAGGGGGACTAAGCGAAGCGCTCCGCATGATTCATACCGCCCGCGCCTGTGGCTTAGAGGTCATGTTTGGCTGCTACTCGGATAGCGCGATTGCCAATACCGCCTTGGCTCACCTCGCGCCGCTGGCTGACCATCTCGATTTAGATAGTCATCTCAACCTGACAGACGATCCGTTTCAGGGCGCTACAATGCAAGCCGGTTGTTTGCTGCCCAATGATTCTCCCGGTTTAGGACTGACCCGCCATGAACTACCTGACCGCTGA
- a CDS encoding DUF1611 domain-containing protein — protein MNYLTADHRIALLMHEGTDNPGGKTGLSILRYSPLNIVAVVDEQQAGNSLKAVTGIDRDVPIVASVQAALALDPSVLMIGIAPSGGALPQPWYEEVKTAVKAGLSVVNGLHTPMASDPQLNTHVRPPQWIWDVRQEPQGLGIASAAAKSLSCRRVLPVGTDMAIGKMSANLELHKLALKRGLRSKVIATGQTNIMLGDDGIPLDTIRVDFAAGAVEQQVMKYGSDHDILFIEGQGSLFHPGSTATLPLMRGSQPTHLILVHRLGQTHIRNHPAIPTPSLSEAIRIYEAIAAAGNCFTPAKTVGIALNTYGFDEDAAKDAIAAATQETRLPATDVIRFGAEPLIEAILTTPLPA, from the coding sequence ATGAACTACCTGACCGCTGACCACCGCATCGCTTTACTCATGCATGAGGGCACCGATAATCCTGGTGGCAAAACAGGGTTGTCTATTTTGCGCTACAGCCCTCTCAACATTGTCGCCGTTGTGGATGAACAGCAAGCTGGCAACAGTCTGAAAGCAGTCACGGGCATTGACCGCGACGTCCCCATCGTCGCTTCAGTACAAGCGGCTTTAGCGTTAGACCCCTCAGTATTGATGATCGGGATTGCGCCCTCCGGTGGAGCATTGCCTCAGCCCTGGTACGAAGAAGTGAAAACAGCGGTCAAAGCTGGCTTAAGCGTGGTCAACGGTTTGCATACACCGATGGCTTCTGATCCCCAACTCAACACTCACGTTCGTCCACCTCAGTGGATTTGGGATGTGCGTCAGGAACCCCAGGGTTTGGGTATTGCCAGTGCTGCAGCCAAATCTTTGAGCTGTCGTCGCGTGCTGCCAGTAGGCACTGACATGGCCATCGGCAAAATGTCGGCCAACCTGGAATTGCACAAACTGGCATTAAAGCGTGGGTTACGTTCTAAGGTGATCGCGACTGGACAAACTAATATCATGCTGGGCGATGACGGCATTCCCCTGGATACGATTCGCGTCGACTTTGCGGCAGGTGCCGTGGAGCAACAAGTGATGAAATATGGCTCAGATCACGACATTCTGTTTATTGAAGGGCAGGGTTCCTTATTTCACCCAGGTTCGACTGCTACGCTGCCCCTCATGCGCGGCAGTCAGCCGACTCACCTAATTCTGGTGCATCGGTTAGGGCAAACCCATATCCGTAACCATCCCGCCATTCCCACGCCATCACTGTCAGAAGCCATTCGCATTTACGAAGCGATCGCGGCAGCTGGCAACTGTTTCACCCCAGCAAAAACCGTAGGCATTGCGTTGAATACCTACGGTTTTGATGAAGATGCTGCTAAAGATGCGATCGCTGCTGCTACGCAAGAAACGAGGCTACCCGCAACTGATGTCATTCGCTTTGGAGCTGAGCCGCTAATAGAAGCTATCTTGACGACCCCACTCCCAGCATAA
- the infA gene encoding translation initiation factor IF-1: protein MSKQDLIEMEGTVTESLPNAMFRVDLDNGFNVLAHISGKIRRNYIKILPGDRVKVELTPYDLSKGRITYRLRKK, encoded by the coding sequence TTGTCTAAGCAAGATTTGATTGAAATGGAAGGCACCGTGACGGAGTCTTTGCCCAACGCGATGTTCCGTGTTGATTTAGACAATGGATTCAATGTCCTGGCGCATATTTCTGGGAAAATTCGTCGTAACTATATCAAGATCTTGCCGGGCGATCGCGTGAAAGTCGAGCTGACCCCCTATGACTTGAGCAAAGGGCGGATTACCTATCGTTTGCGTAAGAAGTAG
- a CDS encoding adenylate kinase has translation MTRLIFLGPPGAGKGTQAKNLSRSCNVPHISTGDILRSAVANATELGKKAKFYMDAGELVPDELILNLIRERLAADDALSGWILDGFPRNVEQATFLDELLKEINQPFECVVNLEVPDEVIISRLVNRGKEEGRSDDTEATIRHRLEVYRERTEPLIDFYRGRQQLVSVDGNQPVEDVTESLVKVVQV, from the coding sequence GTGACTCGATTAATTTTTCTAGGTCCTCCGGGCGCTGGCAAAGGCACCCAAGCCAAGAATTTATCTCGTTCTTGTAATGTTCCTCATATCTCTACAGGAGATATTTTGCGCTCGGCAGTGGCTAATGCCACTGAATTGGGTAAGAAGGCTAAGTTTTATATGGATGCGGGCGAACTCGTTCCGGATGAACTGATTTTGAACCTTATCCGAGAGCGACTGGCAGCAGATGATGCCTTGTCAGGATGGATCCTTGATGGTTTTCCTCGTAATGTGGAACAGGCAACTTTTCTGGATGAGCTTTTGAAGGAAATTAACCAGCCATTTGAGTGCGTGGTGAATCTTGAAGTGCCTGATGAAGTCATCATTTCGCGATTGGTCAATCGAGGAAAAGAAGAGGGACGTTCTGATGATACTGAGGCAACTATCCGCCATCGGTTAGAGGTCTATCGTGAAAGAACTGAACCGTTGATTGATTTTTATCGTGGTCGACAGCAGTTAGTATCAGTAGATGGTAATCAACCTGTTGAAGATGTAACTGAGTCCTTGGTCAAGGTTGTTCAGGTTTAA
- the secY gene encoding preprotein translocase subunit SecY — protein sequence MVVSRGKTPSAQETFMQMAQAAGLRSRLLLTLGLLVLVRLGIFIPVPGIDRAAFGDAINQGSLGGFVGFIDIFVGGGLSALGIFALGILPFINASIIMQLLTAAIPQLEDLQKNEGEAGRRRISQITRYVALGWAILQSTLLSLFLLAPFAEQPGFLFVFQTVVALTTGSMFVMWVGELITERGLGNGASLLIFLNIVSTLPRSLNQTVELAQSGDRNLVGGVIILLLVFLAMIVGIVFVQEGTRRIPIISARRQVGRKLYLEQSNYLPLRLNQGGVMPIIFASAVLVLPLSLTQYISNPTFVNFVGNYLNPTSLLYVALYLMLILFFSYFYASLVVNPEDMSRNLKKMGASIPGIRPGKATTDYLGRVLNRLTFLGAIFLGLVAVIPSAVESATRVQTFRGLGATSLLILVGVAIDTAKQIQTYVISQRYEGMVKQ from the coding sequence ATGGTTGTTAGCCGCGGCAAAACGCCTAGCGCCCAAGAAACTTTTATGCAGATGGCTCAAGCCGCAGGTTTGAGAAGTCGTCTGTTGTTAACGCTAGGACTTTTAGTGCTAGTGCGTTTAGGCATTTTTATTCCGGTTCCAGGGATTGACCGAGCTGCGTTTGGAGATGCCATTAACCAGGGGAGCCTTGGGGGCTTTGTTGGGTTTATCGACATCTTTGTCGGGGGCGGTTTATCGGCTCTGGGCATTTTTGCGTTGGGCATTTTGCCTTTCATTAATGCTTCGATCATCATGCAGTTGCTGACAGCGGCGATTCCGCAGTTAGAGGACTTGCAAAAGAATGAGGGCGAGGCCGGTCGGCGCCGCATTTCTCAGATTACACGTTACGTGGCTCTGGGCTGGGCTATTTTGCAAAGCACGTTGCTATCCCTATTCTTATTGGCTCCATTTGCCGAGCAGCCTGGTTTCTTGTTTGTCTTCCAGACTGTAGTTGCTCTTACTACCGGTTCCATGTTTGTCATGTGGGTGGGAGAGTTAATCACGGAACGAGGATTGGGTAATGGGGCATCGTTGCTGATCTTTTTGAATATTGTTTCAACGTTGCCTCGCTCACTAAATCAAACCGTGGAGTTAGCTCAGAGTGGCGATCGCAATTTAGTCGGCGGGGTCATTATCCTGCTACTCGTTTTTCTAGCAATGATTGTAGGAATTGTCTTTGTTCAAGAGGGGACACGACGCATTCCTATTATCTCGGCGCGTCGTCAAGTCGGTCGTAAGTTGTATTTAGAACAAAGCAACTACTTGCCTTTGCGTCTGAATCAGGGCGGGGTTATGCCCATTATTTTTGCCTCTGCGGTGTTAGTGTTACCGCTGTCCTTGACGCAATATATCAGTAATCCAACATTCGTTAATTTTGTCGGTAACTACTTGAATCCGACTTCGCTGCTTTATGTCGCGCTGTACTTGATGCTGATCCTCTTTTTCAGTTATTTCTATGCCTCTTTGGTGGTTAATCCGGAGGATATGTCGCGAAACCTAAAGAAAATGGGTGCCAGTATTCCTGGTATTAGGCCTGGTAAAGCGACAACGGATTATCTTGGGCGTGTTTTAAATCGACTTACATTTTTAGGAGCGATTTTTCTAGGGTTAGTTGCAGTTATTCCGAGTGCTGTTGAGAGTGCTACCCGGGTGCAAACTTTCCGTGGTTTAGGCGCAACATCTTTGTTGATCTTGGTCGGTGTTGCTATTGATACCGCTAAGCAAATACAGACCTACGTTATCTCTCAACGTTACGAAGGAATGGTGAAACAGTAG
- the rplO gene encoding 50S ribosomal protein L15: MRINDAQPKAGSKKRKRRVGRGISAGQGASCGFGMRGQKSRSGSGTRPGFEGGQLPLYRRVPKLKHFPIVNRKVFTIVNVEDLAALAAKSEVTLESLLESGILTTAEGPLKILGNGELDKALTVKAAAFTKSARQKIEAAGGRCELLS; this comes from the coding sequence ATGCGAATTAATGACGCTCAGCCCAAAGCGGGCTCTAAAAAGCGCAAGCGTCGCGTTGGGCGGGGAATTTCTGCTGGTCAAGGCGCGAGTTGCGGATTTGGGATGAGAGGCCAGAAGTCTCGTTCTGGTAGCGGAACTCGTCCTGGTTTTGAAGGTGGACAACTGCCTCTTTATCGACGTGTGCCTAAGCTCAAGCATTTCCCTATTGTTAACCGCAAGGTTTTCACAATTGTGAATGTGGAAGATTTGGCCGCCTTGGCAGCAAAGTCCGAAGTGACGTTGGAATCACTGCTCGAATCAGGTATTTTGACTACTGCCGAAGGTCCGCTAAAGATCTTGGGTAATGGCGAACTGGATAAGGCGCTCACTGTCAAGGCCGCAGCTTTCACCAAGTCTGCACGTCAGAAAATTGAAGCTGCTGGTGGGAGATGTGAATTGCTTTCCTAG
- the rpsE gene encoding 30S ribosomal protein S5, which translates to MAGNRRKNTRSKEKESEWQERVVQIRRVTKVVKGGKKLSFRAIVVVGNERGQVGVGVGKAGDVIGAVKKGVADGKKHLVDVPLTRSYSLPQQATGFGGGAKVFMRPAAPGTGVIAGGAVRTVLELAGVRNVLAKQLGSNNPLNNARAAADALASLRTLAEVAEERGIPVEKLYA; encoded by the coding sequence ATGGCAGGTAATCGCCGCAAAAATACGCGTAGTAAGGAAAAAGAGTCTGAATGGCAAGAGCGAGTAGTTCAGATTCGTCGTGTTACTAAGGTTGTGAAGGGCGGTAAGAAGCTCAGCTTCCGGGCGATCGTTGTTGTTGGCAATGAGCGTGGCCAAGTTGGTGTAGGCGTTGGTAAAGCCGGTGACGTCATTGGTGCCGTCAAGAAAGGGGTTGCTGATGGTAAGAAGCACCTCGTTGATGTTCCCTTGACCCGTTCTTACTCTTTGCCTCAACAGGCGACTGGTTTTGGTGGAGGAGCAAAAGTCTTCATGCGTCCGGCTGCACCTGGTACGGGTGTGATTGCAGGTGGCGCTGTGCGGACAGTTCTGGAACTTGCTGGTGTTCGAAATGTTTTAGCTAAGCAGTTGGGCTCTAATAATCCGTTAAACAACGCGCGCGCTGCTGCTGATGCATTAGCGTCTCTCAGAACTTTGGCGGAAGTAGCTGAAGAGCGGGGCATTCCCGTTGAGAAGCTTTATGCCTAA